A single Anatilimnocola floriformis DNA region contains:
- a CDS encoding DUF4041 domain-containing protein, which produces MTTILAVIIGLQSIAIAWLLLRNLQMARHLKSYDRIADAEQHLAACAEQARMALEQQKAAAAEVSAGTTKLDAIKSAIAHYQQILGPAKTAVELQTQIATDTAKVKQLSAALGKFENALQLKAYLQNQEETIRQAKNELDELQARIGTSYTFLELRAQIERGTVKMQKLAATIGNLEKASELEEFLARQQASIRAHSGTLDSLRHAIGAARKVAELQALIEQHQARIQQLSATIGGLERVPQLGSYLQQQELRIQQNNAQLADFAQAIGNARTASEIAAQVTYFQNYLAVLKADVGSLEEARGLQEFGFYRARYDFDSSEKYEERLETIRDRQKSMLKKETACACASEWTVNGDKREGKKMTDKQIKLMLRAFNGECDAAVGKARYNNVVSLEKRIQKAFEQINKLGETQQTSITSEFCRLKFEELHLVYEFQKKKEEEKETQRALKEQMKEEEKAAKEIERALDEAEREEEMKTMALEKARRELEQKTNAAASAQQLSKLEALVSRLENEIKDVIDRKVKATARAQLTKSGHVYILSNIGTLGEGVYKIGMSRRFDPLDRVAELGSASVPFPFDVHAMIYCPDAPALENMLHRRFADRRVNMINLRREFFQVSLDEIRAAVAECHGHVTFLTIPEAAQYRETLALRKEMSVVAAPLQIA; this is translated from the coding sequence ATGACAACCATTCTGGCCGTTATTATTGGTTTGCAATCCATCGCCATCGCCTGGTTGCTGCTCCGCAATCTGCAAATGGCGCGGCACCTGAAAAGTTATGATCGTATCGCCGATGCCGAACAGCATTTAGCAGCCTGTGCAGAGCAAGCCCGCATGGCCCTGGAACAGCAGAAAGCGGCTGCGGCCGAAGTGAGCGCCGGCACGACTAAACTGGATGCCATCAAGTCGGCGATCGCGCACTACCAGCAAATTCTCGGGCCGGCCAAGACCGCCGTGGAATTGCAAACACAAATCGCGACCGATACCGCCAAAGTAAAGCAGCTGTCTGCCGCGCTCGGCAAGTTCGAGAATGCTTTGCAACTGAAGGCATATCTGCAGAACCAAGAGGAGACCATCCGCCAGGCGAAAAACGAATTGGATGAGTTGCAGGCGCGCATCGGCACTTCCTACACCTTCCTGGAACTCCGCGCGCAAATTGAACGCGGCACGGTGAAGATGCAAAAGCTGGCCGCAACAATCGGCAATCTGGAAAAAGCTTCCGAGCTCGAAGAGTTTCTCGCCAGGCAGCAAGCGTCGATCCGAGCGCACAGCGGTACGCTCGATTCATTGCGTCACGCCATCGGCGCCGCTCGCAAGGTTGCGGAGCTACAGGCACTGATCGAACAGCACCAAGCGCGAATCCAGCAGTTGTCGGCGACGATCGGTGGTTTGGAACGCGTGCCGCAGCTGGGGAGCTATCTGCAGCAGCAAGAACTTCGCATCCAGCAGAACAACGCGCAGCTCGCCGACTTTGCCCAAGCGATTGGCAACGCCCGCACGGCCAGCGAAATCGCGGCCCAGGTTACTTACTTCCAGAACTATCTCGCAGTCCTCAAAGCCGACGTCGGCTCGCTGGAGGAAGCCCGCGGGCTGCAAGAGTTCGGCTTTTACCGCGCTCGCTACGACTTCGATTCCTCGGAAAAATACGAAGAACGGCTCGAGACCATTCGCGATCGCCAGAAAAGCATGTTGAAGAAGGAGACAGCCTGCGCTTGCGCGTCGGAGTGGACTGTCAACGGCGACAAGCGCGAAGGGAAGAAGATGACGGACAAGCAGATCAAGTTGATGCTGCGGGCGTTCAACGGCGAATGCGACGCTGCCGTCGGCAAGGCCCGTTACAACAACGTGGTCTCGCTCGAGAAGCGAATTCAAAAAGCCTTCGAGCAGATCAACAAGCTCGGCGAGACTCAACAGACTTCGATTACGTCGGAGTTCTGCCGTTTGAAGTTCGAAGAGCTCCATCTGGTCTACGAGTTTCAAAAGAAGAAGGAAGAAGAAAAGGAAACGCAGCGAGCTCTCAAGGAGCAAATGAAGGAAGAAGAGAAAGCGGCCAAGGAAATCGAACGGGCCTTGGATGAGGCCGAGCGCGAAGAAGAAATGAAGACAATGGCGCTCGAGAAAGCCCGGCGAGAACTGGAGCAGAAGACTAATGCGGCCGCGTCGGCGCAGCAGCTTTCTAAATTAGAGGCGCTAGTATCACGACTCGAGAATGAGATAAAGGACGTTATCGACCGAAAAGTAAAAGCTACTGCGCGAGCTCAACTCACAAAATCAGGTCACGTCTACATACTGTCAAATATTGGGACGCTTGGCGAAGGTGTCTACAAAATCGGTATGTCCCGTCGTTTCGATCCGCTAGACCGCGTTGCGGAACTCGGCAGCGCGTCCGTGCCATTTCCTTTCGACGTTCACGCAATGATCTATTGCCCCGACGCTCCGGCACTAGAGAACATGTTGCACCGTCGTTTCGCTGACCGCCGCGTGAACATGATCAACCTGCGGCGCGAGTTCTTCCAAGTCAGCCTCGACGAAATTCGCGCCGCCGTGGCAGAATGCCATGGCCACGTAACCTTCCTCACGATTCCCGAAGCAGCGCAGTATCGGGAAACACTCGCGTTACGGAAAGAAATGTCCGTCGTTGCGGCGCCCTTGCAGATTGCGTAG
- a CDS encoding serine hydrolase, which produces MRAWFFTAFLIVSCASLSTANAAESLAEKLTPLLDAHEGKVTCSVKHLKTDVSFTRDAEVPMPTASLIKLAVMVEAYRQAEAGKVDLKKTLTLTTDDKVPGSGILTTHFSAGMTLPLQDAIHLMMVYSDNTATNLVLDQVGLAATNKTMESLNLPNTKIHSKVFRGASSILPERSKEFGLGSTTAGEMVQLLELLDQGKLASDSSTGAMRRHLALCESKRLSRDLPANVKVLQKTGSVNAVRTVAGIIETSSGNVAVCVLTNENKDRRWTDDNAGEVLSSKIAKIVFDHFQTGPAATDKAVLKLGSQGTPVEKLQAALNAQLKPSPELTLDGQFGPLTRSAVIAWQKNNQLPLTGEIDLAAWKKFNLAPDDFTKP; this is translated from the coding sequence ATGCGTGCCTGGTTTTTCACAGCCTTTTTGATCGTCTCTTGCGCCTCGCTCTCTACCGCGAACGCTGCCGAATCGCTCGCTGAAAAACTGACTCCACTGCTCGACGCGCACGAGGGAAAGGTCACATGTTCGGTCAAGCATCTTAAAACCGACGTCTCCTTTACTCGCGATGCCGAAGTGCCGATGCCCACGGCCAGCCTCATCAAACTGGCCGTCATGGTCGAAGCCTATCGGCAAGCCGAAGCGGGTAAAGTCGATCTGAAAAAAACGCTCACGCTCACCACCGACGACAAAGTTCCCGGCAGCGGCATCCTCACGACTCACTTCTCCGCAGGCATGACTCTGCCGCTGCAGGATGCGATTCATCTGATGATGGTCTACTCCGATAACACCGCGACCAATCTCGTGCTCGATCAAGTCGGCCTCGCTGCGACCAACAAAACCATGGAGTCGCTCAACCTGCCTAACACCAAGATCCACAGCAAGGTCTTTCGCGGTGCTAGTTCGATCTTGCCCGAGCGCAGCAAAGAGTTCGGCCTCGGCAGCACCACCGCCGGTGAAATGGTGCAGCTCCTCGAGCTGCTCGACCAAGGCAAACTCGCCAGCGATTCGTCGACCGGGGCGATGCGTCGTCACCTAGCGCTGTGCGAAAGCAAACGCCTCTCGCGCGATCTCCCTGCCAACGTGAAGGTGCTGCAAAAAACTGGCTCGGTGAACGCCGTGCGAACCGTCGCGGGCATCATCGAAACCTCGTCGGGCAACGTCGCCGTCTGCGTCCTCACCAACGAAAACAAGGACCGCCGCTGGACCGACGACAACGCTGGCGAAGTCCTGTCCTCCAAGATCGCCAAAATTGTCTTTGACCATTTCCAAACCGGCCCAGCCGCCACCGACAAAGCAGTTCTCAAGCTCGGTTCGCAGGGGACGCCCGTCGAAAAACTCCAAGCCGCGCTCAACGCCCAACTCAAGCCCTCGCCCGAACTCACCCTCGACGGCCAATTCGGCCCCCTGACCCGCTCCGCTGTCATCGCCTGGCAAAAGAACAACCAACTTCCCCTCACCGGCGAAATCGACCTCGCAGCCTGGAAGAAATTCAACCTCGCCCCTGACGATTTCACCAAACCCTAG
- a CDS encoding DUF4190 domain-containing protein, with protein MSQYPSGPFGNKDPFGQQPSYQSPYQSPQGGYGYQQQPPQQSPPLSPLAMISLFSGLGSLGGLFFFCCCGPIVGLSFLMGVASVTTGHIALKKFQTEPGRESGKEIAIIGLVFGYIGLTISVLRIILLIVSMLVPAVLPAIAPNRRPQFHLEMPEPN; from the coding sequence ATGTCGCAATATCCCTCAGGTCCTTTTGGTAACAAGGACCCCTTTGGCCAACAGCCATCGTACCAATCTCCGTATCAATCGCCGCAAGGTGGCTACGGATATCAGCAGCAACCGCCGCAGCAGAGTCCGCCCCTTTCGCCGTTGGCGATGATTAGTTTATTCAGTGGGCTGGGCTCGCTGGGTGGCCTGTTCTTTTTCTGCTGCTGTGGACCGATTGTGGGCTTGAGCTTTCTGATGGGGGTTGCGTCGGTGACGACGGGGCATATCGCGCTCAAGAAATTCCAGACCGAACCGGGCCGCGAATCGGGGAAGGAAATCGCGATTATCGGCTTGGTGTTCGGTTATATCGGACTGACGATTTCGGTGCTAAGGATCATCCTGCTGATTGTCTCGATGTTGGTGCCTGCCGTCCTTCCGGCGATTGCTCCAAACAGAAGGCCGCAGTTTCACCTCGAAATGCCAGAACCAAACTAA
- a CDS encoding DUF4190 domain-containing protein, giving the protein MSYPSPNDPFGQKPPPDFPSPGGYYVPPQYDAQYGIRPPQTSPLAILSMIGGILTFAMSWVSCCCFFTPIVFAGSVASVAFGHIALSQIQRSMGSIAGRELAWIGLGFGYPAVVVSGFFMAIYVWAMVQAPASGPNGANMSSTVAKMPGEVELQSAEEKIDLAVDETALGNSPEAITLAKAFNERMTEQRNKLASDNPQLGMKPDDGNFVTWCELHDGQCALVVQVPAYRTFTSEGKIEIEKRAWDAAQEVLREKLPPESDLAVGTKGLLLWGSIMTGKTVAAGSENNGVETESKNPENLYPYFDP; this is encoded by the coding sequence ATGTCTTATCCATCTCCCAACGATCCTTTCGGCCAGAAACCGCCGCCCGACTTTCCGAGTCCCGGCGGTTACTACGTGCCGCCGCAGTACGATGCGCAATACGGCATTCGTCCGCCGCAGACGTCGCCGTTGGCGATTCTCAGCATGATCGGCGGCATCCTCACGTTCGCCATGAGTTGGGTTTCGTGCTGTTGTTTCTTCACCCCGATTGTGTTTGCCGGCAGCGTGGCCTCGGTTGCGTTTGGACATATCGCGCTGAGTCAGATTCAGCGCAGCATGGGAAGCATCGCGGGTCGCGAGCTCGCTTGGATCGGCTTGGGCTTTGGTTATCCCGCCGTCGTGGTAAGTGGTTTTTTTATGGCGATCTACGTTTGGGCGATGGTGCAAGCTCCGGCGAGCGGACCCAATGGGGCGAACATGTCGAGCACGGTTGCCAAGATGCCTGGCGAAGTGGAACTGCAATCGGCCGAAGAAAAAATCGACCTGGCCGTTGACGAAACCGCTCTCGGTAATTCGCCGGAAGCGATCACGTTGGCGAAGGCTTTCAACGAGCGCATGACGGAGCAGCGCAACAAGTTGGCGAGCGACAATCCGCAGCTAGGAATGAAGCCCGATGATGGCAACTTTGTGACTTGGTGCGAACTGCACGACGGCCAGTGCGCGCTGGTGGTGCAAGTTCCTGCGTATCGCACCTTCACCAGCGAGGGAAAAATCGAAATCGAAAAGCGGGCCTGGGACGCCGCGCAGGAAGTGCTGCGCGAAAAACTGCCGCCTGAATCGGACCTCGCCGTTGGTACCAAAGGGCTGCTCCTGTGGGGCAGCATCATGACCGGCAAAACAGTTGCCGCGGGAAGCGAAAACAACGGCGTGGAGACCGAGAGCAAGAACCCAGAAAATCTCTATCCTTATTTCGATCCGTAA
- the nadD gene encoding nicotinate-nucleotide adenylyltransferase: MKLGIFGGSFDPIHYGHLLLAESAREQLALDQVWFIPAAIAPHKQGKTATSAKQRIEMLELAIAGQSAFHISTIEIDRGGVSYTVDTLRAIHEQVAGAELYLLMGADSLADLLIWREPAAICELAWPVVSRRADAPEPDFSALAQLVEPARLQTMESLRVQMPIIQFSSTDLRQRAAEGRSLRYRTPRAVEQYILAQGLYR, encoded by the coding sequence ATGAAGCTTGGTATTTTTGGCGGATCGTTCGATCCGATTCACTACGGACACTTGCTGCTGGCAGAGAGTGCGCGCGAACAGCTGGCGCTCGATCAGGTCTGGTTCATTCCCGCCGCCATCGCGCCGCACAAGCAAGGCAAAACCGCAACGAGTGCGAAGCAGCGGATTGAAATGTTGGAGTTGGCGATCGCTGGCCAGTCAGCGTTTCATATTTCGACGATCGAGATCGACCGCGGTGGCGTGAGTTACACAGTCGACACGCTGCGAGCCATTCACGAGCAAGTTGCCGGCGCGGAGCTCTATTTGCTGATGGGCGCCGATTCGCTCGCGGACCTGCTCATCTGGCGAGAGCCGGCGGCAATCTGCGAACTTGCCTGGCCGGTTGTTTCGCGCCGGGCTGATGCGCCGGAACCGGACTTTTCTGCGCTCGCCCAGCTCGTCGAGCCAGCACGACTGCAAACGATGGAATCACTGCGCGTGCAGATGCCGATCATTCAATTCAGCAGCACCGATCTGCGACAGCGAGCTGCCGAGGGACGTAGCTTGCGCTATCGCACGCCGCGGGCCGTGGAGCAGTACATCCTGGCGCAAGGCTTGTACCGGTAG
- a CDS encoding DUF1501 domain-containing protein — protein sequence MQSYSRRRVLQSLASGFGYLAFAGLAHQAAAEDAKKSKNELAPKPTHFPARAKHVIFLCMNGGPSHVDTFDYKPSLQKQDGGASPVGRERGGAKLLASPFKFAQHGDSGAWISSVFPNLAKQVDELCVIKSMHTDLPNHAQAFTQLHTGSFQFVRPSVGAWSLYGLGSENENLPGFITINPPSDNGGARNYGSGFLPAICQGTKIGGNQIPGFYAAFLKKDEEPGPPLKNIANDNLSKELQRQQLDLIRGLNKHKLEREVYQPEIEGAIASFELAFRMQDEVPAVLDLRSESEATRKLYGIGANLPTDRFGRQCLLARRLAEAGVRFIEITAPTQWDHHFIIKDELARSCLATDLPLAGLLADLKQRGLLNDTLVVWAGEFGRTPYGQSGSGRDHNNKGFTAWMAGGGVKAGYSHGATDEFGYEAVDRPVHIHDLHATLLHLLGLDHERLTFNYGGRDFRLTDVYGDVVKDILV from the coding sequence ATGCAATCCTATTCCCGCCGGCGAGTCCTCCAATCGCTGGCCTCCGGCTTCGGCTACCTCGCCTTTGCCGGCCTCGCGCATCAAGCAGCGGCGGAAGATGCGAAGAAGTCCAAAAACGAACTCGCGCCAAAGCCGACGCACTTTCCCGCCCGCGCCAAACACGTGATCTTTCTCTGCATGAACGGTGGCCCGTCGCACGTCGACACGTTCGATTACAAACCGTCGCTGCAAAAGCAGGATGGCGGCGCGTCACCCGTCGGCCGCGAACGCGGCGGCGCAAAGTTGCTCGCTTCGCCGTTCAAGTTCGCTCAGCACGGCGACAGCGGCGCATGGATTTCCAGCGTCTTTCCCAATCTGGCCAAGCAGGTCGACGAGCTCTGCGTGATCAAGAGCATGCACACCGACTTGCCGAACCATGCGCAGGCTTTCACGCAGTTGCACACCGGCAGTTTTCAATTCGTCAGGCCGTCGGTCGGCGCTTGGTCGCTCTACGGCCTCGGCAGCGAGAATGAGAACCTGCCGGGATTTATTACGATCAATCCGCCGTCCGACAACGGCGGCGCGCGGAACTACGGCAGCGGCTTTTTGCCCGCAATCTGCCAGGGAACGAAAATTGGCGGCAACCAGATTCCCGGTTTCTATGCAGCCTTTTTGAAGAAGGACGAGGAACCGGGGCCGCCGCTTAAAAACATCGCCAACGACAACCTCTCGAAGGAACTGCAGCGGCAGCAACTTGATCTGATCCGCGGGCTGAACAAGCACAAGCTCGAGCGCGAGGTCTATCAACCCGAGATCGAAGGAGCCATCGCTTCGTTCGAGCTCGCCTTCCGCATGCAGGATGAAGTTCCCGCCGTGCTCGATCTGCGCAGCGAAAGCGAAGCGACTCGCAAGCTCTACGGCATTGGCGCCAACTTGCCGACCGATCGCTTCGGCCGGCAATGTTTGCTGGCCCGGCGATTGGCCGAAGCGGGTGTCCGATTTATCGAGATCACCGCGCCAACGCAATGGGATCATCACTTCATTATCAAGGATGAACTGGCCCGCAGTTGCCTGGCGACCGACTTACCCCTGGCGGGATTGCTGGCCGATCTCAAACAGCGCGGCTTGTTGAACGACACGCTCGTTGTCTGGGCCGGCGAGTTCGGCCGCACGCCGTACGGCCAAAGTGGCAGCGGCCGCGATCACAATAACAAAGGCTTTACTGCGTGGATGGCCGGCGGCGGTGTGAAGGCCGGATACTCACACGGCGCGACCGACGAATTCGGCTACGAAGCCGTCGATAGGCCGGTTCACATTCACGATCTGCATGCCACGCTGCTGCACCTCCTCGGTCTCGATCACGAACGCCTCACTTTCAACTACGGCGGTCGCGATTTTCGCCTGACGGACGTTTACGGCGACGTGGTGAAAGACATTCTCGTCTAA